A region of Prosthecodimorpha staleyi DNA encodes the following proteins:
- a CDS encoding DUF2160 domain-containing protein, which yields MESLAWMAWTPATLIFYGLIALGLGTLTVLAVRHPEVERVGILRIPTTRGDRFFIALLGSAFIHLIFLPLFGADTIATLPVGEGLEVSRLWLASGISLLYAAAVFRWV from the coding sequence ATGGAGAGCCTTGCCTGGATGGCCTGGACGCCGGCGACCCTGATCTTCTACGGCCTGATCGCGCTCGGCCTCGGCACGCTGACCGTGTTGGCGGTGCGCCATCCCGAGGTCGAGCGCGTCGGCATCCTGCGCATTCCGACCACGCGCGGCGACCGCTTCTTCATCGCCCTGCTCGGCTCGGCCTTCATCCATCTGATCTTCCTGCCGCTGTTCGGCGCCGACACGATCGCGACGCTGCCGGTTGGCGAAGGTCTCGAAGTCTCGCGGCTGTGGCTGGCGAGCGGCATTTCCCTTCTCTACGCCGCGGCGGTGTTCCGCTGGGTGTGA